A portion of the Rhodospirillales bacterium genome contains these proteins:
- a CDS encoding universal stress protein → MTIARILVAASGTPEGRGAIESALLLAKRFDAHVEAVNVRRNPRDAVAFMTEGMTGAVIEDIIVTAEQDIERRADSASADLHAIAGRLGVALTRQPAHGHASVTFRQDEGREDDVIAERGRLSDLVVAARPTADGDAKEEVVAESVLMESGSGLLLVPPGIVSDLSGNAAIAWNGSAEAARAVHRAMPLLQKAREVAIMAPEEGSMRGPGPDSLAGYLALHNIDCHVHNLPTNWTNIGEALLGIAHNEAASFIVMGAFSQGKLRQLILGGATRFMLNHADLPVLLTH, encoded by the coding sequence ATGACCATCGCCAGGATTCTGGTGGCCGCCTCAGGCACGCCCGAGGGACGGGGTGCGATCGAGAGCGCCCTGCTTCTGGCCAAACGGTTCGACGCCCATGTCGAGGCCGTCAATGTCCGGCGCAATCCGCGCGACGCCGTCGCCTTCATGACCGAAGGCATGACCGGTGCCGTCATCGAGGACATCATCGTCACCGCCGAACAGGATATCGAGCGGAGGGCCGACAGCGCCTCGGCCGACCTTCATGCCATCGCCGGACGCCTCGGCGTCGCGCTGACGCGGCAACCTGCCCATGGCCATGCCTCGGTAACATTCCGGCAGGACGAGGGCCGCGAGGATGACGTCATCGCCGAACGCGGCCGGCTCTCGGATCTCGTCGTGGCCGCACGCCCCACCGCCGACGGCGACGCGAAGGAAGAGGTCGTGGCCGAGTCCGTGCTGATGGAGTCGGGCTCGGGCCTTCTGCTGGTGCCGCCGGGCATTGTCTCCGACCTCAGCGGCAATGCCGCGATTGCGTGGAACGGCAGTGCGGAGGCGGCCCGTGCCGTCCACCGTGCGATGCCGCTGCTGCAGAAGGCCAGGGAGGTCGCCATCATGGCACCCGAGGAGGGTTCGATGCGCGGCCCCGGACCCGATTCGCTGGCGGGCTATCTGGCGCTCCACAACATCGACTGCCATGTCCACAACCTGCCGACAAACTGGACGAACATCGGCGAGGCGCTGCTCGGGATCGCCCACAACGAGGCGGCGTCCTTCATCGTCATGGGCGCCTTCAGCCAGGGCAAGCTGCGCCAGCTCATTCTGGGTGGCGCAACGCGATTCATGCTCAACCACGCCGACCTGCCCGTTCTCCTTACCCACTGA
- a CDS encoding LysR family transcriptional regulator — protein sequence MINFTLKHLRYFVAAADAGRVNAAAEVCHVSQPSVSAAVAHLEDVFGVQLFVRHHARGLALTPAGRRLHTAARDLLVHAEELAQDARGLADGLEGDFDAGCFVTFAPIVLPRLLRVLAAEHPAIRVRPHENDLRALQDGLRRGRFEVALTYDLNLAADIAFEPVVTVPIYIALPSGHRLASRSGIRLEDLAEEPLVLLGLPESRGHFLSVFAEAGIEPRIAYETSSFEMVRGLVANGYGYSLLHSRAPHHRALDGSSLVCLPLDRPRRAMHMGLARLTASRPTRMGLAFARICREHLPDLLAEQTAGPAAPGAPPSLP from the coding sequence ATGATCAACTTCACACTGAAACACCTGCGCTATTTTGTCGCCGCCGCCGATGCGGGCCGTGTCAACGCCGCCGCGGAGGTCTGCCATGTCTCGCAGCCCTCGGTCTCGGCGGCCGTGGCGCATCTTGAGGACGTCTTCGGCGTCCAGCTCTTCGTTCGCCACCATGCCCGGGGGCTTGCGCTCACGCCGGCGGGGCGTCGCCTGCACACCGCGGCGCGCGATCTGCTGGTTCACGCCGAGGAACTGGCACAGGACGCGCGTGGTCTGGCCGACGGTCTGGAGGGTGACTTCGACGCCGGTTGCTTCGTCACCTTCGCGCCCATTGTGCTGCCCCGCCTGCTTCGTGTGCTGGCTGCCGAACACCCGGCGATCCGGGTCAGGCCGCATGAGAACGATCTCAGGGCATTGCAGGACGGCTTGCGCCGGGGCCGTTTCGAGGTGGCCCTGACATACGATCTGAACCTCGCCGCCGATATCGCCTTCGAGCCGGTTGTGACGGTGCCGATCTACATCGCCCTGCCGTCCGGTCATCGCCTTGCGTCACGCAGCGGCATTCGCCTGGAGGACCTCGCGGAGGAGCCCCTGGTGCTGCTGGGCCTGCCCGAGAGTCGGGGCCATTTCCTTTCGGTCTTCGCCGAGGCGGGCATCGAACCCCGGATCGCCTATGAGACCAGCTCGTTCGAGATGGTGCGCGGGCTGGTCGCCAACGGCTACGGCTACAGCCTGCTCCACTCGCGTGCGCCGCATCATCGTGCGCTCGACGGCTCGTCGCTCGTCTGCCTGCCGCTCGACCGTCCCCGGCGCGCGATGCATATGGGCCTCGCCCGGCTCACCGCCTCGCGCCCGACCCGCATGGGCCTCGCCTTCGCCCGAATCTGCCGCGAACACCTGCCGGATCTCCTCGCGGAGCAGACGGCAGGCCCAGCAGCACCAGGGGCTCCACCCTCCCTGCCATGA
- a CDS encoding SDR family oxidoreductase, giving the protein MKTVVITGASRGIGHRTVIRFVREGWRVISCSRDDIPPDRKVTDSPHRHIPTDLADRKSIDAFVTEANDFIGSGPVHALVNNAGVSPKTSFRERLGTLNGGLDHWREVFELNFFAPLVLARGFAAALHRGEGAIVNVTSIVGHRVHPFAGSAYACSKAALSALTREMASEFAHLSVRVNAIAPGEIETAMLSPEYDDLVPRIPLGRMGTPEEVAGTIFYLCGPDSTYVSGTEIMITGGQHLI; this is encoded by the coding sequence ATGAAGACCGTGGTGATCACCGGGGCCAGCCGGGGCATCGGCCACCGGACAGTGATTCGCTTCGTGCGCGAGGGCTGGCGGGTCATCAGCTGCTCACGCGACGACATCCCGCCCGATCGCAAGGTCACCGACTCGCCACACCGCCACATCCCGACGGATCTCGCCGACCGGAAGAGCATCGACGCCTTCGTCACGGAGGCCAACGACTTCATCGGCAGCGGACCGGTCCACGCCCTGGTGAACAACGCCGGGGTGTCGCCGAAAACCAGCTTCAGGGAACGTCTGGGCACGCTCAACGGCGGTCTCGATCACTGGCGCGAGGTGTTCGAGCTCAACTTCTTCGCACCGCTCGTTCTGGCGCGCGGGTTCGCGGCGGCCCTGCATCGCGGCGAAGGTGCCATCGTCAACGTCACCTCGATCGTCGGGCATCGGGTCCATCCCTTCGCCGGCAGTGCCTATGCCTGCTCGAAGGCCGCGCTGTCGGCCCTCACCCGCGAGATGGCGTCCGAATTCGCCCACTTGAGCGTGCGCGTGAATGCCATTGCACCCGGCGAGATCGAAACCGCGATGCTCTCGCCGGAATACGACGATCTCGTCCCGCGCATCCCTCTGGGCCGCATGGGCACGCCCGAGGAGGTCGCCGGAACCATCTTCTACCTCTGCGGTCCCGACAGCACCTATGTCTCCGGGACCGAGATCATGATCACCGGCGGCCAGCATCTGATCTGA